A region of the Ciona intestinalis chromosome 12, KH, whole genome shotgun sequence genome:
GTCATTGCTGTAAGCTGCTCGTCTGGAAGGTTCTCCTGCGCCTCGCCGGgcagtgatgacgtcacacgtttgttttgttgtttagaAGCGGTACGCGGTTTTGGTGTTTGGCTGCGGGATTGGAGGCCCTTGGCTACGTAGCTGTCCAGGGTGTTGTCTTCCCCCGCGCAAACTGCGTTACTCGTCGGCTGGTAACCGCCGTTTTGAGCGCTGATGTAATCCGGAAAAGTGTCTGTTTGTGTAGCGAAAAAAGGCGGATAAGCGGCCAGGTCGGAATTGGTGCTGCAAACTTGCACAGGTAGAGATGAGCATCCGTTCGGGAGTTGACTCGGGCTACAATAAGTAGGTTGAGGGAACGAAATCGGCTGCAGAAAACTCTCCATTGAAGGTGGTATGTAGCTGGCTTGGTTATTTACTTGCTGGACCACAGAGGCTTCTGGCATCTTGTTAATGTTGGCCAATAATGTTTCCAATACCTCTTCCTCTTCGGAGGAAATGTCTCCGTTAAAAGATGAGGATGACATGGTaggttgttgctgttgttgttgcgcTGCGAACCACTGCAGTTCCTCTGGGGTCGGTTTAAGGTCCGGGGGGCTTGGGGCAACGTTTTGGGGCGATGCTGGTAAAGAGTAACAGGAAGACCCGCTAATGGGCGACGGGTTCATTTGATCTTGTTCGTTGCAGTAGCCCGCGACCATGGACGCCGTGTAACACGTATTGTCACTATATTGTCTGTTCTCTTGAAATTCTTGATTGTTTTGCATTGCGCCTGTATCGGAGCCGATGCTCATGGTTCCTATGTCGGCCATTTGGAAACTCTTAAAGTTAAAGTCATCCGTCGTATTTGTAGTGTTCAAATGGAATGCATCGGATGACTCGGACCGGTTTAGACCGGTTCCAACCTGAACTGGGTTAGCCATATCAGACGCTGAGCTTGTCAGGCCGTAGAAGTCGCTTACAACCATCCGAATGATGGGCTTTCACGGTTGGTaatgattaaaataaacacgaAATGATATCGAGCACAGTTTGGTCTTAATTGCTgcaacagaaaaatatttcattttagaTGCTATAGTTTAAATCTGTAATAAGCCTTTATGTTCTTGTGCTATAAATCACCGCTAAACTTTGTACAGGCGCAGCAAGCTCTGCAACAATTACGTGACCTAATTTACTGTCTACTTAAACCTGATGCTATCGTTTAACAAACGTAGTATTTCATAAAATGAACACAAATACTTCAATCCTTAAtcgttttaaatacaatgtgttgttttattgctCTTGCGCAACTGTCGATTGCCACAAGCGCTACACCCAAAATTGCGCAATATCTGAACACGATTGCCGATCCAAAGTTCTCGCGCAGAAAAGCATACGGTCTGTACTAGATAATATCTAACCTTAACATAAAGAGACACTGGTCCTAAATTACCAtttgaaatataatttactgTCAAGGCCATACTACTGCAACAGCATGCGTAAGACAACTGAGCTACAGCTCGGCTAAGCAAACAGCTGACTGCCTATCTCCGTTGAGGCTCGCACATTTATTCAGTTCTATATCAGCTGAAGCCGGCACAGCAACCAATCAGCTCTCGCGAAGCCACAAGTAACGGAGAGAAAGGCGACTCACCACAAAGCCACTCTCGATATCAGCTGACTGTTACCGAACAACCGCCTTTCTCCCCTTGTTTTCGCAGAGCCGCTTGTTGACTGGGTCCTCCCTTTTTCTCTCGCAAGCAGCAAAACAAGGCCTGCTCCCTCTCCCGTGTATCGATATCTCACGCGGCCTTTGTTCCCCATGGCTGAGCCAGAATCCAAAGTTTGCCCAAGCTTGTTCTGCATGAGCCATTACCACGCTGCAGTTAGCGCTCTCGTCGTTGATAGCGGTAAGCTTGTACAAACAGACCGACGAACAGGGCCGTAAATTCGCGACTTGAATGGCCCATGATCACCCATTGTACCGAAAGCACGTTTCTATGTTAATTATCAACCGATATATTTTCCCATTCGCCTCGAATCGAACCACCATTGAAATTACAAtaacatttctttgttttaataaaatcatttgTCATATCGTAAAAGTCTTTTAATGTGTTGCTAAGGGCAACAAAATAAGGCACAAATCAGTGCATTTATagcattttattgttaaaatttaaatttcacgTCAAACTAGATCGTATATGGAAGCAAAGGTTTACGTTTCGGTTTAATTTTGTACGAGATTAAAGATCGGCCATAAAATTCTCATTTTACTCGATCGTGTCCCTCATTTCGTCGATTTGTTGACAGTATTTGAGATTACGACCAAATAAACTACAACGTTTAATTTAGGCGTACTACCTGGAAGGACTGCCCGAGGCCATACTCGATTTCAACTCGTTTAGAAACACTTGTTCGTGATAGAGGGTGGAGTTTGTTATTGGGACACTTTGTGTTTACTATGATGGCCTTACCCTGAATCTGTAAgaattaatatttcaaaacctGCTGATCAAACCGAGTGCAGCCATGCGTAcgatcgtgacgtcacagtggcgtaaacaacaacaagcgCGGCGAATGACCATTGGGCAGTGAAAAACAGCTCAGTCTGTTTATCGTATATGTTCCGTATAAGGCGATCCTGACCAGCAGAACAATTCTCCTTACCGTTTGTGagcaatttatatttgtaaacattcTATTTCTGGGAGTTTAACACTCGCGGTTCCTTCGAATCATAATATTTTCAATCTCCGAGCACGGAGGGTAATAAAGTGTTAATTAATGTCCGAGTTGTTGTGGTAGCTTGAATAATTAATACATTGCGTCATTCTTATCGTCACTGGAAAGATATTTATCAAAACACTTCAATGAAAACTTACAAGACATGGCACCACAATATTAGAGACCATGCAGAAAAATTActagttacattacattacattacattagTTGGTTTATATGCTGTCTGcaaaatgtttcttgttttaaattacaagtTGTAGGCCTACTGCCCATCAGGTAATTACATCATGTTTACCCATTATAAAgtactttttttatgaatcTTAGAACTAAGTTTACTAATACTGGTGTTTCATGTACAAATCTAGTAAGCTTTCGGtaagacggggcaccttttgctcataatatctaaatttcctgatcgttttttaaacagttaacaacggtctatgggagtcatgagaatacggttttgtCCTTTGTTTACCGTTAAATGAAAAGAGACAGTTGACgaataaggtgtcccatcttccccaccctactatattacttgCGGCGTATCAACCAATTTAAGGATAAACAGTCGCTTGAAAAGCATAAGGTTGACCTGCAGTCTGTATTTGATTGTCATTTTACTCatattgatattttatatgaCCCGTCCAAGATATATTACAATTCAAACAGGCTTTCGTCGTAAATCTACTGGTCTACCAGTACACCAGCTAACAAAGTAAAAGTGTATATTGTTACAAGGCCTCCTGTGGAATAGCATAAGTCGCATTTGGGAGAAAAtaatcaaaatgttttaaaaaataaatttgtaaaggAAAAGGGAAAAATCTTACTTACTTTATCGAAGttacaaatattgtatttatctTTCTTTCTAGTAACTGAATACTTTATCAACGATTTTCAAAAGCCGACTCCTATATTAAATCGACTTTCCATGCAGTTTTGTATACCGATTTCAACATTAAAGTTTTcgtatatatagatatagtaggaAGTGGGGTAAAACGTGACATATTTTTCTACtcttctcatcccatttggtagcataaagcaaaaaatatttacagaattatataaccgcaaCCCCGCAACTCTAAAaagggttgttaattgttcaaaacaataaCAGGAGATATGGGTTTAGGTCTTAgcggtattccatcttactccacagtataCCATACTTTCGTTTGATTTCtggcatttttaaaaatgtgttacaaaataaacaacacgTAGGAAGGAATTGATAAGTCAAGGCAAAAACGACTGTTGGTAAAAAGGGGGGACAGCCGAATGGAGAATGAAAGTGTGTAAGGTCGGTACAAATACAGGCGCCTGTTTGGGAGTCTATACGGTTTAAATTGGGtttcatgtattttatttgtaacctGCTGCCTATCTTGCTGcttcttatttttaaatatatatatattttttttaactttaagacGACTGAAACAAGGAACTAAAATAGAggctttttaaaacaatcacgTCAGGTCCGGGATATTGTTTACTTTCTGAAACACGTGTTTTCTATTGTATAGGTTCGATATCTATTTAAGAATAAGGAAATACAAAGCAGCTATTGAATCTATAAACAATTGAAACGAAAGTGACGGTGAAAACGTTTATTTGAACGAAAttagtttgttaaactttCGTTCTAAAACTCAGTTTCTACCTGTTAAAATAGCGCAGTTTTCAATGAGTgctgtatttaaaatcaaaatatatcgCGCATTCGCGCGCTTCAATTTTCGATTGGTATACTTTAATCAAAGCACACAGTAGGATGAAGGAAAACAGGACACATTTATCACAcaattaatatacaaatatcctgatcgtatttttaagaattaacaatggactatataggagtcgtgaggatacggtattataattctatgaatgttttttatttcctgTACCAAATGGggagagaaaacaaaattaacaggtgtcccatcttaccccaccctactatactctAGTTATATACACATTGATTAAATACATTATTACCAGTCAAAAATGTTAACTGATTATTATCATAAACCGTGTTTTCTCACCTTGATCTGAGAGGTAATGTTATTAATGTGTTCGCGGTTTACTTTTGCCGATAATACTTGTTCGTAAATTTATCCTATGTTATCCAGCTTAGAGATCTTTGTGACTTAAATTGTAAGTTTGTGAATAGTGGTTGGTTTAACGTTTATTTTTAGTGTATGTAACGAATAAACGATCACTGCGATTTTCTCATTAGAGCAACGGATGTTTAAAGTCGTTTTCCTGCGCCGTGGAACAGTGGTCAGGTGACCTCTGTCCCAGCAGAGGTTACGTGATCGATGTTTGTTTCGGTTATTACCATTGTTGTGGGCATATATGtttaagacacttaacggtcgTTACTTTAACCCAGCGAGTGGTCCCaattgtctaaactgtcagtgatatatataaaaaagtggttttcacaaagttacacatgaaATTTCCTAAGCGGACGCGCACTATTTTATAAgggctgtcgttgcccagctACGCTAtataggataaataagtaacatttattcacccagccatatatacatataaaatgaaaaaaatcctaTAAAagtatcacccacaaagtaacaagcatggtaactcgtaagctggcacgaagtgttaaacccgtgtgataacgactgtcgttttccggccacgcgaggattaaataagttacattcattccatTACATTTTCGCAAAAGATGAAAAAGAGAGTGAGTCTTTGTAGGACAAAATTTACGAATGTAAAAACGTGGGTATATTTACACTTACCATTTTATAAGCGGTTTAACGCAAGGTAATacgtttgttattttgtttatgattTGGAATTAAGACAtctcattttattattatgatgtGTTGCTAGCGCTACCTTACGGTACGCGTAAGCCGACAGGCGAAAGGGCAGTTAAGCTGTAAACTGTAGTTAGTGTTGTGGTGGTTCGtcaaaattaaagaaaagtgAGTATTTCCTAGTCAAATTACGCCCAAggacgagcctcgaacccattcCTTCTCGGCGCTAAACCATGCAATTTTTgtca
Encoded here:
- the LOC778664 gene encoding transcription factor protein, with protein sequence MVVSDFYGLTSSASDMANPVQVGTGLNRSESSDAFHLNTTNTTDDFNFKSFQMADIGTMSIGSDTGAMQNNQEFQENRQYSDNTCYTASMVAGYCNEQDQMNPSPISGSSCYSLPASPQNVAPSPPDLKPTPEELQWFAAQQQQQQPTMSSSSFNGDISSEEEEVLETLLANINKMPEASVVQQVNNQASYIPPSMESFLQPISFPQPTYCSPSQLPNGCSSLPVQVCSTNSDLAAYPPFFATQTDTFPDYISAQNGGYQPTSNAVCAGEDNTLDSYVAKGLQSRSQTPKPRTASKQQNKRVTSSLPGEAQENLPDEQLTAMTVRDLNRCLRGLSKEDVMALKQRRRTLKNRGYAQSCRTKRVMQRHILEKEKDALQIQLNQVRDHLAAMSKERDDYKTKFERLRKFFLQQQPGASTQNDECFRVDSFH